The proteins below are encoded in one region of Helianthus annuus cultivar XRQ/B chromosome 2, HanXRQr2.0-SUNRISE, whole genome shotgun sequence:
- the LOC110896038 gene encoding uncharacterized protein LOC110896038, translating into MSRLVPYLVTLEPKRIARFVGGLAPEIKASVKASRPTTFSSVVDLSLSLTLDAVRQRSLKSSDEGKRKREDENSRRSDKKHKGNSDHKKGSGFETKSQSQSQPRACGIYESKEHKTLDCKKMKDTTCYNCNEKGHIKTNCPKYAKKPEGRKL; encoded by the exons ATGTCTCGACTGGTTCCGTACTTGGTCACACTAGAACCGAAGCGCATAGCTCGTTTTGTTGGAGGTCTAGCTCCAGAAATCAAGGCAAGTGTGAAAGCATCAAGACCTACCACCTTTAGCTCAGTGGTTGATCTGTCTTTATCTCTTACTCTTGATGCGGTTAGGCAGAGATCGCTTAAGAGTTCCGATGAAGGAaaaaggaaacgtgaagatgagaACTCACGCCGTTCTGATAAGAAACATAAAGGGAACTCAGATCATAAGAAGGGTTCTGG gtttgaaACGAAATCTCAGTCGCAGTCGCAGCCTAGGGCTTGTGGAATCTACGAGTCTAAGGAGCATAAGACCCTAGATTGTAAGAAAATGAAGGACACaacttgttacaactgtaacgagaaggggcatatcaagactaaTTGCCCCAAATATGCAAAGAAACCTGAAGGACGCAAATTGTAA
- the LOC110922188 gene encoding uncharacterized protein LOC110922188 produces MKRLGVSDSSADTNSFSKKHMVGPQIGFPWAAASSQPKTMGTPSLDMQRAESSRQHVRALNTQFASWVQSQLQNHPDELWEDGVRDYLTHASNILEKFSDVVNWLKSNSTKSEKLSEPGSHVAQKKLVTDNKGITNVPLQEKTSNAPLSGPASMFATSGFVSSWSPRPLGNSQSTQSSFSFGVQSSIGVKPDASKDADGDDEAEQPSSPSVKKTEEIGISVVHEVKCKIYIKSTDPTDKDAWKDRGTGQLTIKCKEGVSKGTKDSKPTILVRNDVGRIVLNALLYPGIKTNLQKNSIVAIFHTADDNERDNSKVVARTFLIRLKTEDDRDKLATAIKEYAPAT; encoded by the exons ATGAAGCGGCTCGGTGTATCAGACTCCAGTGCAGACACTAATTCGTTT AGTAAAAAACATATGGTAGGACCCCAAATCGGTTTTCCCTGGGCAGCAGCATCATCTCAACCAAAAACAATGGGCACTCCATCGTTAGACATGCAACGGGCTGAATCATCGAGACAACATGTGCGAGCTCTTAATACCCAATTTGCAAG TTGGGTCCAATCTCAGTTACAAAACCACCCTGATGAACTTTGGGAAGATGGAGTCCGTGACTACCTAACGCACGCGTCAAACATTTTG GAGAAGTTTAGTGATGTTGTTAACTGGCTCAAATCAAATTCGACAAAAAGTGAAAAATTATCGGAACCCGGATCACATGTTGCTCAGAAGAAACTTGTTACCGATAATAAGGGTATTACAAATGTGCCCTTACAAGAGAAAACATCCAACGCCCCACTTTCTGGACCAGCCTCGATGTTTGCAACGTCAGGTTTTGTAAGCTCATGGAGCCCCCGGCCTCTCGGCAATAGCCAGTCGACCCAGTCGTCTTTTTCGTTTG GGGTACAAAGTTCAATCGGTGTAAAGCCAGATGCTTCAAAAGATGCGGATGGTG ATGATGAAGCTGAGCAGCCAAGTAGCCCGTCTGTGAAGAAGACCGAAGAGATTGGCATCTCGGTGGTGCATGAAGTCAAATGTAAGATTTATATCAAG TCAACTGATCCGACAGATAAAGATGCATGGAAAGATAGAGGCACGGGACAACTAACCATCAAATGCAAAGAAGGTGTTTCCAAAGGCACCAAAGATTCCAAACCCACAATTCTTGTTAGAAAtgat GTTGGAAGAATTGTGCTTAACGCATTGCTATATCCGGGCATCAAAACAAACTTGCAAAAGAACTCCATTGTTGCCATATTTCATACTGCG GATGATAACGAAAGGGACAACAGCAAAGTTGTTGCAAGAACGTTTTTGATAAGACTTAAAACCGAGGACGATCGAGACAAACTGGCAACTGCTATTAAAGAATACGCTCCTGCTACTTAA